The Styela clava chromosome 2, kaStyClav1.hap1.2, whole genome shotgun sequence genome contains a region encoding:
- the LOC120336235 gene encoding monocarboxylate transporter 2-like, with amino-acid sequence MTLIVRTVGGKVLYHNSPDGGWAWVVLVSAFFLQWMGIAWIRSLGLFYNDFMESYDATNSQTSLITSMAAAMMGLAAPIAGILMRKFGGRKVLLTSGVLCCLGLLLTGFGSGIWTAYLGVGIIWGIGFSWSYSSIMAQINIYFCRWRGIANGIAATGSSVGSMLIPILAQYLIYTYGWRGALIVFAGIELNICVFASLVRPISTVTAKQMPKYKNLQYADKATNLDEIQAMTVSLEVLDYIQQAEEQNVVDVNKSKAARVLKLLNDYWLLMLLACAEFGIGLCGYHPIIFMVPFAKDLGCTNEQAVLLLFMTAIGDAICRPLSGFLLSCYQNMETKILFIMGFIFLAKAGICAMVLFATGFESLSIFAICYGCLFGMFVTTNATAIPALFGIENVVKFIGPILLTGGVAAAISAPLAGHLVDIYETYKAAYFYSMGCSILTSFLLLISGICVQKLGAVLPEHRSQRAK; translated from the exons ATGACGTTAATTGTAAGGACAGTGGGGGGAAAGGTCTTGTATCACAATTCCCCAGATGGTGGCTGGGCTTGGGTTGTCCTCGTCTCTGCCTTCTTCCTCCAATGGATGGGGATTGCATGGATTCGAAGCTTGGGACTTTTTTACAATGATTTTATGGAATCGTACGATGCAACAAACAGTCAGACCTCATTAATAACTTCAATGGCCGCCGCGATGATGGGACTAGCAG CTCCCATCGCAGGTATATTGATGAGAAAGTTTGGAGGCAGAAAAGTTTTACTGACATCTGGTGTTCTGTGTTGTCTTGGACTACTGCTGACAGGATTTGGCAGTGGCATATGGACCGCTTACTTGGGCGTTGGCATAATCTGGG GAATTGGATTCAGTTGGTCATACTCTTCCATAATGGcccaaataaacatatatttctGTCGATGGAGAGGAATTGCTAACGGAATCGCAGCTACTGGAAGTTCAGTAGGTTCGATGCTCATTCCCATTCTTGCGCAGTATCTTATTTATACGTATGGATGGAGAGGTGCTCTAATAGTTTTCGCCGgcattgaattgaatatttgtgtGTTTGCGTCTCTGGTAAGACCTATTAGTACGGTCACAGCAAAGCAGatgccaaaatataaaaatttacaatatgCTGATAAAGCTACAAATCTCGATGAAATCCAGGCAATGACTGTTTCATTGGAAGTTCTGGATTACATTCAACAAGCAGAAGAGCAAAACGTAGTGGATGTCAACAAGTCAAAAGCTGCCAGAGTGTTAAAATTGTTAAATGACTATTGGCTCCTCATGCTTCTTGCATGTGCGGAATTTGGAATAGGACTTTGTGGTTATCACCCGATCATTTTTATGGTCCCGTTCGCAAAAGATTTGGGATGTACTAATGAACAAGCTGTGTTACTCCTGTTCATGACAGCAATCGGAGATGCGATATGCAGGCCACTTAGCGGGTTTTTGCTTTCTTGTTATcaaaacatggaaacaaaaattttatttataatggGATTCATTTTCTTGGCTAAAGCTGGAATATGTGCAATGGTACTTTTTGCGACCGGTTTCGAAAGTCTTTCaatttttgcaatatgttatgGTTGTCTGTTCGGAATGTTTGTTACCACAAATGCGACAGCGATTCCAGCACTCTTTGGAATAGAAAATGTAGTGAAATTCATTGGCCCGATTTTGCTAACAGGTGGAGTGGCAGCCGCCATAAGTGCGCCTCTTGCGG GACATCTGGTAGACATCTACGAAACGTACAAAGCtgcttatttttattcaatggGATGCTCCATATTGACTTCTTTCCTACTCCTAATTAGCGGAATATGTGTACAAAAACTCGGTGCAGTCCTTCCAGAACACAGATCACAAAGGGCAAAGTGA
- the LOC120336646 gene encoding carbohydrate sulfotransferase 9-like — protein sequence MARIYLAITIATSAICILLYGLLSSNILQNEFYTKIQYFKKSSLSESDFPPNSVVEEQKLRFQTLEKSCRKLKINKIIPKDDKGFIKFISKTKLYFSDKYKLLACLIPKVGCTNFKKVLLVAEGLVNASDATELSGDIHDIANLNLHLQTLGDVKEIKHRLNTYYKIIMVREPLHRMLSAYRNKFENSKNEFFKRMAKKLHEKYSNSSIPTDKSSPLLSFKEFATHVSSTDDNNEHWQLFYKLCSPCAVKYDFIAKLETISDDMPFIMNTIGMSNMTFPQNYPPQKRTDDEKLETYFKEIPDLRGLLVKKYKYDSELFGYPPLF from the exons ATGGCAAGAATATATCTGGCTATTACAATTGCCACATCAGCAATTTGCATCTTATTGTATGGATTACTAAGCTCGAATATATTACAG AATGAATTCTACACAAAGATACAGTATTTCAAGAAATCATCACTTTCAGAATCAG ATTTCCCTCCAAATTCGGTTGTCGAAGAGCAAAAACTAAGATTCCAAACTTTAGAGAAGTCCTGTcggaaattgaaaataaataaaatcattccAAAAGATGACAAAGGTTTTATAAAGTTCATCAGTAAAACGAAATTGTACTTTTCAGACAAATACAAG TTACTGGCTTGCCTGATCCCCAAAGTTGGTTGCACAAATTTCAAGAAGGTATTACTTGTCGCAGAAGGTCTTGTGAATGCATCAGATGCCACTGAGTTATCCGGAGATATCCATGATATTGCAAATCTCAATTTGCATCTGCAAACTTTGGGTGACGTCAAAGAAATTAAGCATCGACTGAATACTTATTATAAAATCATCATGGTCAGAGAACCCCTACATCGAATGCTTTCAGCGTAtcgtaataaatttgaaaattccaaAAACGAATTTTTCAAGAGAATGGCAAAAAAATTGCAcgagaaatattcaaattcaagtATTCCGACAGACAAATCTTCACCGTTGTTGAGTTTTAAAGAATTTGCCACTCACGTCAGTTCAACAGATGACAACAATGAACACTGGCAACTTTTCTACAAGCTATGTTCGCCATGTGCAGTAAAATACGATTTCATTGCTAAGCTAGAAACAATTTCTGACGACATGCCTTTCATCATGAATACCATTGGAATGAGCAACATGACATTTCCTCAAAATTATCCCCCTCAGAAACGAACCGACGATGAAAAACTTGAGAcatatttcaaagaaatacCAGATTTAAGAGGATTATTagttaaaaaatacaaatatgacTCTGAGTTATTCGGGTATCCTCCATTATTCTGA
- the LOC120336082 gene encoding carbohydrate sulfotransferase 11-like: MVKRSIVLLMFCAASSILIYGSFKKLSLNQENIPTKTRYFEYSSKVPEKKTIEQQLRQSTLERACRNLKLNKKKPLKNKEFMKLIRRTRLYFSDRYKLLACLIPKVGCTSFKKVLLMSESLTNETNPKKIKGVHDTANRLLLLSNLGDITEIKHRLLTYYKVMMVREPLHRVLSAYRDKFLGNMDPIFQKMANKIHSKFTNSHEQIDNSSQSISFEEFANFVSQMSSTKINNRHWEFYYRLCSPCIIKYDYIAKLETVDEDMDYIMDKVGMTNKSFPQNYPPQKRTNDKKVAEYFKNLPELKKSLIRKYKYDFELFGYSPKLK; this comes from the exons ATGGTCAAACGTTCGATTGTTCTATTGATGTTTTGTGCAGCGTCAAGTATACTAATATATGGATCGTTCAAGAAACTGTCACTAAATCAG GAAAACATCCCGACAAAAACAAGATACTTCGAATATTCGTCGAAAGTTCCAG aaaaaaaaactatcgaACAACAGCTCAGGCAAAGTACACTTGAACGTGCATGCAGGAATCTGAAATTAAACAAGAAGAAACCACTGAAGAACAAGGAATTTATGAAACTCATTCGAAGAACTAGATTGTATTTCTCTGATCGATATAAG cttcTCGCATGTCTCATCCCTAAAGTTGGATGTACAAGCTTCAAGAAGGTTTTACTCATGTCGGAGAGTTTGACAAATGAAACAAACCCGAAGAAAATAAAAGGCGTTCACGATACAGCAAATAGGCTTCTACTTTTATCGAATCTCGGAGATATCACAGAAATCAAACATCGGTTATTGACATACTATAAAGTGATGATGGTTCGAGAGCCTTTGCATCGTGTACTTTCAGCTTACCGAGACAAATTTCTGGGTAATATGGACCctatttttcagaaaatggCAAATAAAATTCATTCCAAGTTTACAAATTCACATGAGCAAATAGATAATTCATCTCAATCAATTAGCTTCGAAGAATTCGCAAATTTTGTTTCGCAAATGAGTTCAACAAAGATTAATAATAGACATTGGGAGTTTTACTACAGGCTATGTTCCCCGTGTATAATAAAATACGACTATATTGCTAAGTTAGAAACAGTAGATGAAGACATGGATTATATTATGGACAAAGTTGGAATGACAAATAAAAGTTTCCCACAAAATTATCCCCCTCAAAAACGAACAAACGACAAAAAAGTtgctgaatattttaaaaatttaccaGAACTGAAAAAATCTTTAATTCGAAAATACAAATacgattttgaattatttggGTATTCGCCGAAATTGAAATAa
- the LOC120336208 gene encoding carbohydrate sulfotransferase 9-like yields the protein MEKKSVMFAVILIAIFTLMFYSSSSHLVIQKGYRYSQTSHEFMSLSMPLPTVKPIANTTNEHKERTSPTLALTSIPTTQETTMKYSVVDEQKTRQETLQRSCSRLHLTRSIPQNDEEFLEFINRTKLFFSDKYKLIACQIPKVGCTNFKKVLLVAEGLVNNTNPKELSGHVTHDIANRVLQLKNLGDVTEIKRRLNNYYKVVMVRDPLHRVLSAYRNKFEAPDNKYYSKIAREIHLFLSKSNFLKEKSSYKLSFVEFVKYLNSGDDTYIDDPHWDHYYKLCSPCAIKYNFIAKLETVDDDMNYVMQTVGIQNITYPQNYPVSQRTTDEKVSKYFKGLSNITKNLISRYKNDYELFGYSLNNGKS from the exons ATGGAAAAGAAATCAGTTATGTTTGCAGTCATTCTGATAGCAATATTCACACTGATGTTCTATTCATCGTCTTCGCATCTTGTTATTCAG aaaggTTACAGATATTCGCAAACCTCCCACGAGTTTATGAGTTTGTCAATGCCATTACCAACAGTAAAACCTATTGCGAATACGACAAACGAACACAAGGAACGAACGAGTCCAACACTTGCGCTAACGTCCATACCAACAACGCAAG aaacaACTATGAAATACTCGGTGGTTGACGAGCAAAAAACGAGACAAGAAACACTTCAACGATCCTGTTCCAGGTTGCATCTAACTAGAAGTATTCCACAAAATGACGAAGAATTTTTAGAATTCATAAACAGAACAAAGTTATTCTTCTCTGACAAATACAAG CTGATTGCATGCCAAATACCCAAAGTCGGTTGCACTAATTTCAAGAAAGTACTATTAGTAGCTGAAGGTTTAGTCAACAATACAAATCCGAAGGAGTTATCTGGGCACGTCACGCATGATATTGCAAACCGTGTCCTGCAGCTGAAGAATCTTGGTGACGTCACAGAAATCAAACGTcgattaaataattattataaagtCGTGATGGTTCGGGATCCATTGCATCGAGTGCTTTCAGCATATAGAAACAAGTTTGAAGCTCCAGACAATAAATATTACTCTAAAATTGCAAgagaaatacatttatttttatccaaatctaactttttgaaagaaaaatctTCTTATAAATTAAGTTTCGTGgaatttgtgaaatatttgaacTCGGGCGATGATACTTATATTGATGACCCGCACTGGGATCATTATTATAAACTTTGTTCACCTTGTGCcatcaaatacaattttattgcCAAGTTAGAGACCGTTGATGATGACATGAATTACGTCATGCAAACAGTCGGAATACAAAATATTACATACCCGCAAAATTATCCGGTGTCACAGAGGACTACAGATGAAAAAGTGTCGAAATATTTTAAGGGATTATCAAATATAactaaaaatttgatttcaagatataaaaatgattatgaGTTATTTGGATATTCACTAAATAACGGAAAATCCTAA